In Chroogloeocystis siderophila 5.2 s.c.1, the DNA window GAGAGCGTTTTGTCTGCCATGAACGGGTCGATCCAGGCAGTATTGGGGTCTGGTCGCATCGCCATGTCTGATTCATGAATTGACTTCCAGCCACGAATACTGGAACCATCAAACGCTACCCCTTCAACAAAGCTTTCTTCTTCGATCAGCGATTTATGCACCGTGAGATGTTGCCACGTACCTAAGGGATCGACAAATTTTAAATCGATCAGTTCAATATTTTCGTCTTGAATCATCTTCAAGACATCTTGCGGGGTTTTCTCTTCAGACATGGGTAACTCCTTAACTTTTTTATCCTGCTGCCGCCACTAAGTTCAGACTAAAACTGTGCCACTTTGGGATCATCCTAAGGATAGAATTGGGGTAGTTTTGTAGTTTATTATACAAAAAACTGTTTTTACTGTTTCTATTAGGATTCTTTGCGAAAGATTGTGAGATTGACTCGCTTTGTCCAACAATACGACTTGTAAAGTTGAATATCATCGAGTACGACTATCTAAAGATGCAGTATGTAACGACATCATTATTCATAAAATCTCAAATCGGTAGTCAAATTGGCATAGAATCCATAAGTAGCCAGTGAATTGCCTGTATCACTATTTCATAGTTCAGGCACCATAGTCATAAATACTAGGTACAAAAAAATCGAGTAAGAATATCAAACCACAAATAGGAAATATTTGGAGAGCAATTTCATGCGGGACGCGATTACAACTTTAATTGGAACTTATGATGTCGCAGGTCGGTACTTTGACCGCGATGCGATGGAACGGCTGAAATCTTATTTTGAAACAGGGACAGCACGAGTCCAAGCCGCCGCCGCAATCAATGGCAACGCCGCAGCAATTGTCAAGCGCTCAGGTTCGCGATTATTTGAAGAACTCCCTGAACTGATTCGTCCTGGTGGGAATGCTTACACCACACGGCGATACGCTGCTTGCTTGCGCGACATGGACTACTACCTACGCTATGCTACTTATGCGCTCGTCGCTGGCAGTATGGATGTATTAGATGAACGCGTGCTGCAAGGTCTGCGGGAAACTTACAATTCCTTGGGCGTGCCAATTGGCCCCACGATTCAAGGTATCCAAATTATGAAGGACATTGTTAAAGAGCAAGTTGCCGCAGCCGGAGTCAGCGATACCAGTTTTGTCGATGAGCCGTTTGATTATATGACAAGCGAGTTGGGCGAACAAGATATCTAGAGGGGCAAGGCAATGCCTTGCTAAAATATAAAAATTGAGCGATCGCGGTTTGACGAGTTTAGGTTAAAGTGCGATCGCTTTTGCTTAGGAAGCAACTCTCAAGCAAAACGGTATCAATACCAACTTGGCAACTCCTTGACAAAAGTCCTATGATGGTGAATTTAAACTCATCGCAGTTCCGCACCCAGTTTTAAAACACTACCTTCATAGCTATTGCATTTATGCCAAACAAAAAGCACGTTCCTCGGCATATTGTCCTGACTTCGCATCCCAGTCAATTTGGTCCTAAACCGATTCTGATTGCTTGGGGTGCAGCAGCACCAGGCGATCGCGGTCCAATCATCGCAACATTGACTAATCCCACCCACCGCAATGTTATTGGTACGCATTCAGGAAGTTATGCTGTTTATCGTGCTTTAGCAGTCGCTAGAGGAGTGCTGCAATCTGATTATCGTGCGGATTTAACAGACACCTCTCCCGTTGAGCAAATTGGACCGCATCCAAGCTGGGCAGATCCTGAAAAAATTGTCTCACTCGATCCGTTTGGGGCAATGGTAGGAGAAGCATTTACGACTTACTGCGAGCAAGGATACGATATCCGCCCGACGATCGCGATTACCAAAGCTCATATTAATATGCCAGAGCTACAAGATGCGGTAGCCGCCGGCAGATTACGCATCGATGGTGAAATTCTCAAGCCACGCGGCGATTTAGTCGTTACAAAAGCCGCAATTGATCCAGTGTGGTATTTACCAGGAATTGCCAAGCGCTTTGGAATTACCGAAGCTGATTTACGCCGCGCCTTGTTTGAACAAACTGGCGGTATGTTTCCTGAGTTAGTCACGCGGTCAGATTTAGAAGTCTTTTTACCACCCATTGGCGGTATTACCGTGTACATCATAGGAGATGTCGCCGCGATCGCTGATCCGCATAAACCTTTAGCGGTGCGAGTCCATGATGAATGTAACGGTTCTGATGTCTTTGGTTCGGATATTTGTACGTGTCGTCCTTATTTAGTTCATGGCATTGAAGTGTGCGTCCAAACTGCGCAAGAAGGTGGTGCGGGTGTGATTGTCTACTGCCGTAAAGAAGGACGCGCCTTGGGCGAGGTGACGAAGTTTTTAGTTTATAACGCGCGCAAACGCCAATCAGGAGGCGATCGCGCCGATGCTTACTTTGCACGTACTGAATGCGTCGCAGGTGTTCAAGATATGCGCTTTCAAGAATTGATGCCTGATGTTTTACATTGGCTAGGAGTTACGCGCATTGATCGCATGGTATCGATGAGTAATTTGAAATACGATGCCGTTACGCAGTCGGGAATTGAAATTGTTGAACGCGTACCGATTCCAGAGGAGTTGATTCCGCAAGATGCACGCGTAGAAATTGAGGCGAAAAAGGCAGCGGGATACTATACCAATGGAGAAGTCGCCGATACCGTAACTTTATCTGAGATTAAAGGGCGAAGCTTGGATTAATCGCGTGAAGGAATTGAAAATTGTGTTTTCTCAAAAGGAGATCGCGTATATACGTTCGGCGCAAGCAATTCGCGATCGCTGTGGCGTTCTATTTGATTTAGCACGTGAGGATCGCCTAGAACATTTTCGCTGCGATTTGACGCAGTTAAGACCCGCGGCAGATTATGTCATTGAGGTCATGCGTGAAGATTATCCCGATTTACAAATTCCCTTTCATAGTCGCTGGCGTCATTTTGAAGCAGGGAGATCGCGTTTAACTCAGCTAGATCGAGAGTTAGCAAAATTAACACCGCTTGCCAAAGCCCAAGCAAAGTTTGATTTAGCGATCGTGAGTGTATTGCTCGATGCGGGCGCAGGCGCAACATGGCAGTATCATGAACCTGGTACGAATTTAGTGTTTCGTCGCTCCGAAGGTCTTGCGGTTGCAAGTTTTCAAATGTTTTGTCAGGGAACTTTTTCGAGTCATTCTGACAAGCTGCAAGCGGATGCCTTAGGCTTGCAAAAACTCACAGAAGATGTCCTTGCTGCTGGCTTTCAACTCAGTCACCAAAATCCGCTAGTAGGTTTACCTGGAAGGTTGAATCTGTTGCGTCGATTAGGACAAACAATCGTTGGTCATCCGCAATTATTTGGCAATGATCATCCCCGTCCTGGTGGGCTAGTCAACTACTTATTAACGAAAGCGTCTCACGGGCAAATCGCGGCTGAAACGGTTTTCAGTGCAGTCTTAGAAGGATTAGGAGATATTTGGACAGGGAGATTAACAATTGATGGAATAAATCTAGGTGATGTTTGGTGTCATTCAGCACTTAGTCACAACAGGTTAGTACCTTTTCACAAACTTTCGCAGTGGCTTACTTATTCTCTACTCGAACCACTCCAAGAACTTGGTTTAGAAATTACTGGGTTAGATACCTTGACTGGATTACCAGAGTATCGCAACGGCGGTTTATGTCTCGATCTCGGATTATTGCAGCCCAAACACCCAAACCTATTACACCAAGCCCATAAAGTCGATTCAGAGGTGATTGTTGAATGGCGAGCTTTAACAGTGATTTTATTGGACTATATTGCTGCGACGATTCGCGAAGAATTGGGAATGGATGCTCAAGCATTACCGCTAGTTAAAGTCCTCCAAGGTGGAACGTGGAGTGCAGGACGTAAGATTGCAGCACACTTAAGAAGCGATGGTGTGCCACCAATTCAAATTGACAGCGATGGTACCGTATTTTAGCTTTTTGTTTATTGCTTTAATAAACTTGAGATAATTTATCGTAAAAGTTCGCAGAACTTAGTATTTTGTAATACATCTCTAACACTGTCATAATTTTCTATAAGTTCAGCATGAGATTTAGGATTGATCTTCTTTAAAGAAGAAGATAGCTTTGTAGCATCTACTTTAATGCCAAGGAAACTCAACACAGCATTGAAACTACGACAATCGGCAACAAGTTCTTCATATATTACTTCCATATATGGTAAACCTAATTTAGAATACCAGCTTTTAGCCTGAAGAATTTTTTCTTCTTGTTGCTGCAACTGTTCAACTAATTGTAAAACATTCAAGTGAAGCTTTACGTTTTCTGTGCTTTCACTATTACGTAAATGATACACCCCTCTAAATGCAGCAGTGCTTTGAGACAATATGACATCTAAATGATTTGCTCTAATTAGATGAATTATAAGAATTTTATTTAAAAATATGTACGCTAACAATTCGCGACGAAATCGCTCCATTTGTGGGTACATTAGTTTAAACCCAACTGACTTTATTGAAGATCTAGGTGAATAGACATGATTAAGATACTTAAAAATAAATAATGATTTAATAGTTTTTTTAAAAGGTACTTGTACTTCTTCAAAATAAGTATTCCAAAAAGTTACATCTTTTCCGCCACACCAGGTTGGGCTACCTTTTCCTTTGTCTAAAAAAAGCTCGCCGTATGCAGCTATTTGAGGGTGGCTGTTTAGCATATCTATTACCCATGTTGACCCACTTCTTTGTGTTGTTACCAGAATAAATTTGGTTGTTGTCAATGTAGGCTCCTTAAGGGCGTTCACTACTTGGTTTATTGTTATTTTTATTTAAAAATATAGGATTCTATAAAAACAAGTTGGTAGTTAAGAAAACATTCTATAAACAAAAAAATCTTTTCAAGCGTATTAACCTCATAAGTCGTTTTGGAGTATTTTTTATGCATAAATAAAAATATGCTCGAATAATTTTGTGCCATAAATTAACTCTCTAAAATGAAAAACAAAGTAACTGTTATTAGTCATCCCTTAATTCAGCACAAGCTGACGTTGATGCGTAAAGCTGAAACGAGTACAGCCAAATTTCGCACGCTGTTAAAGGAAATTAGCTTGCTGCTTGCCTACGAAGTGACGCGAGATCTACCGTTAAAAACGGAAACAATTAAAACGCCTTTAGCGACGATGGAAGCCCCAGTCCTCGCCCCAGATAAAAAGTTAGTTATTGTTTCTATCTTAAGAGCGGGACAGGGAATTTTAGATGGAATGTTAGAGCTAATGCCTTCAGCTAGAGTCGGGCATATTGGTTTATACCGCGACCCGAAAACACTGATTGCGATTGAATACTATTTCAAAGTCCCTCACGACGTTGATAAGCGCGATATGTTAGTGGTTGATCCGATGCTGGCGACAGGAAACTCAGCAGCAGCGGCAGTGACGCGATTGAAGTTAACAAATCCAGTTTCTTTGAAGTTTGTCTGCTTACTGGCTGCACCCGAAGGAATTGAACATTTTCACGAACAACACCCTGATGTGCCAATTTACACTGCGGCGATTGATCAGCAGTTAGATGAGCATGGGTACATTGTGCCAGGATTAGGCGATGCAGGCGATCGCTTATTTGGTACGCGCTAAGAAAGGGGTCGGGGATCAGGGGTCAGAGGTAGAGCATTATACTAACTAAATAAGAACTAAAAGTAACTTCTCCTCTGCTTCCTCTGGTGCCTATTTGTCGCAACCTTAAAGTGAAAAGTATCACCGAGGGGTAAGAGTTAAGCGAAAAACGCGATCGCGTGCTAGTTTCTAGCTTTCACAAAGCCCCAGCCAACATAATATCCCTAACCTCAGACCTTTGACCTCTCTTAGTATATGGCTCCAGCTAAATCGCTCCACCAATTAACCGCGCAGTTAATTACACCAGAAAACTTTCAGCCTTATGGTCAAGTTATTGCTGCTAGCACTGACGGTAAGGCTTATGACCACACCGATGCACAGTTGGTATTGAATAACGGCATTCCTCGCTTTTACATTATGCGCTTGCACCGACGCGGGCGGAAATTCCACACGATTACCCGTCACCTCCAATGTACTCAATGTTTAGGTTCGCTTGCAGGTAAAGAATGGTTGTTGGCTGTCGCACCCCCAAGTTCTGCGCCACAGCCGGAAATTGACAAAATTGCCGCGTTTCGCATTCCTGGCGATCGCTTTATTAAGTTAGAAGTCGGTACTTGGCACGCGGGACCCTATTTTGAACACGAGTTTGTCGATTTTTATAATTTAGAACTGAGTGACACCAACATCAACGACCATGACACCTATAATTTTCGGCAGCAAGCAAATCTGGAATGGGAAATAGTGTAGTAGATGCAAAGCGACTTATGTTTTGATTTAACTCGACACTCCTAAAATCTGGTTAACTACAATACGGTTCTGAGATGCCACTCAAAGTCAAGATAGCTGCAATAGTAGTTTATGATTTGGCATGAGTAGCACGTCGGAACAAAACTTAGCAACGCGATCGCCAGCGAGTGAAGACTATCCGCTTAGTGCTGTCCCTCTAGAAGCGCGTAAGTCACTTTGGTCGCTAGCTCCCTTGTTGATTGGCTTTACGTTATATTCTGGAACTTTGTTCGCTGGAGGAAGAGTAGGTCCTGCTTACCGCTTTACTGATTTAGTCGGTCTAATTTTGGCAGGTAATCTGCTTTTAGGTATCTATGCGGCACTACTAAGCTATATCGCAGCGCGTAGTGGTTTAAGTACAGTACTGATGGCACGATTTAGTTTCGGTAGTGTTGGCTCGCGTTGGGTTGACTTTCTACTGGGCTTTACGCAAATTGGTTGGTATGCTTGGGGTTCAGCTTTAATGGCAGATGTACTTAATCAATTAGCTAGAGTTCCGAGTTCGTTTAATTGGTTGATTATTCTTTTCTTTACATATTTTTTCTGCTCGACAGCTTATATCGGCTATCGTGCGATGGATTGGCTAAGTCGTATTGCAGTTCCGGCGATGCTGATTTTAATCGTTTGGAGTTTGGTGATCGCCGCACGTGATGTTGGTGGTTTTGCTGGTTTACAAGCGATCGTTCCGCAACAGCAATTGGGACTCGGTGAAGCGATTACAATTATCGTTGGGACTTTTGTTTCTGGTGGAACTCAAGCAACAAATTGGAGTCGTTTTGCTAAGGATGGACGCACGGCGTTGTGGAGTACCTTGGCGGCTTTTTTCCTCGCAAATGGCTTATTACTTTTTAGCGGTGCGTTCTGTGCCTTAGTTTATGGCAATGAAGACATTGTACAAGTTATGGCACAGCAAGGATTGCTCTTTTGGGGATTGATACTGTTGTTCTTGAATATGTGGACTACGCAAGATAATACTATCTATGCTTTTTCGGTAGCGGGTGCGCATATGTTCCGCACAAATAAACGTACTGCCTTTGTTCTAGGTGGTGCTACGGTTGCGTTAGTCCTAGCTTGGGGTGGAATTTATAACTTGCTCGTTCCTTACTTGATTTTGCTTGGGACATTTATTCCTCCGATTGGCGGTGTTGTCATGGCAGATTATTGGTTACTGCACCAAGGACAATTTCCCACATTAAATCAAAGACAGCCAGCGTTTAACTGGGCAGGAATTATTGCTTATATTATTGCCTCGGCGATCGCCTGGGCTGTACCTGGAATTAAGCCGATTAATGGCATTGTTGCCGCAGTCATTCTTTACTTTATTTTGAGTAAATTGATATTTAATACAAGAAAAACGAACGCGGTAAATTAATTATAATGATCATTTAATGTTTCCTGTCTTTTCACGCTCAATGGTACAATTGCCTACGTAGATCTACGGGAAAAATTGTCCGAGTAACAGTGTATAGCTAATCACAGTTGAACATGGACATTTTTTTAGAGCTACGATAGGCTGATTGGCAAAACACACCTGTCCGCCCTTTACACATGGATGAGTCAGCTATGCAATCTAACGATACTATCGACATAGACCTTAAAAGAGTTTGGTTGATTTTAAAACGGCGCTGGTTGCCTGCGGCAGGTGTATTTGGCGTTGTTGTAGCTGCGGCAACCGCATTTGCATCAATGCAAAGACCCGTTTACGAAGCGCAGGGAAAGCTATTATTTAGAAAAGCAGATCGAACAACTGCAATTTCCGGTTTAAAAGATATCAACGTTGGTGAGCTAGAAGCAATAGCAACAAAAGCTAATCCCCTGAATACAGAAATAGAAATTATTCGCTCTGTACCCTTTCTTGAAAAAACAATTGCGTCGCTCAATTTAAGAAACGATAGTGGTTCATTAATCAAACCACAAGCACTCGCGGGCAAAATGAGTGCGAGAAATATCCCACTCACAGACGTATTGCAGATTTCTTACCAAAGTGAAGATCCAGAAGAAGCGGCAGCAGTTGTCAATAAAGTGATGAATTTGTACATTGAAAACAACATTATCACCAATCGCGCTGAAGCGTCGGCGGCGGGAGAATTTATCGCCAAGCAATTGCCGCAGATGGAAACAACAGTGCGACAAGCCGAACTCGCACTACGGCAGTTTAAAGAACAAAATCAAGTTGTTGCTTTGGATGAAGAAGCTAAAACCGCAGTAGCCGCGATTAAGCAACTAGAAAATCAAATCACTGAGACGCAAGCGCAACTAGCAGATACGACAACCAGAAGCGCAACGCTGCAACAACAAGTGGGAATGAATCCCCAAGAAGGAATTACGCTGACGGCGCTTAACCAATCACCAGGAATACAGAAAGTTCTAGCAGAGTATCAACAAGTAGAAGCGGAATTAGCAGTACAGCAAACTCGCTTTGTTGGTGATCATCCTACTCTCTTGGGTTTGACTGAACGCAGAGATGCTTTAAGAGCTTTACTAGAAGAACGCGTTCAAGGTGCGATCGGGGGGAATGCCGCAGCAACAGAAGTTTCACCAGGCAACTTGCAAATGGGTGAAATTCGCCAAGAACTGACGCAAAACTACGTCAACTCAGAAATCCAACGATTAGGTTTAACTAGTCGCCTCAATTCGCTCAATAATACATATAATGCCTACCGCCAAAGAGTCAATGTTCTGCCTCGGTTAGAGCAAACACAAAGAGAATTAGAACGACGCCTAGAAGCTGCTCAATCTACCTACGAAACTTTATTGAGGAGATTGCAAGAAGTTCGGGTAGCCGAGAACCAAAATATGGGTAATGCCCGCATCATTGAGTTTGCTACAGTACCAGAGAATGCCTCTGTCCGCAAAAAGGCAATGATTCTCGCGCTGGGCAACATCTTGGCACTGATTCTGGCAATTCTGACGATCTGTATTTTAGAACTAAGCGATCGCTCAGTGAAAACGCTGCGCGAAGCTCGCGAAAGACTCGATTACACACTGTTGGGGACAATTCCTTACTTTGGCAAACGCTACGCGAATCGGCGCAATCAAGAATGGTCGATTCCTGAGTTACCAGTCATTAATCTACCGCGATCGCCCATCAGTGAAGCTTACCGAATGCTGCAAGCGAATTTAAAATTCCTCAGTTCGGATAAGCCGTTGAAAGTGATTGTTGTGACAAGTGCGGTTCCCAAAGAAGGTAAATCAACCGTATCGGCGAACCTAGCAGCCGCAATGGCGCAGCTTGGGCGTAAAGTCTTACTTGTTGATGCGGATATGCGTCACCCATTGCAACACCACATTTGGGAACTCACAAACGCCGCCGGTTTAAGCGATGTGATTGTTTCCCAAGCTGAGTTTGAGTCAGTTGTAACAGAAGTCATTCCCAAGCTTGATGTATTGAGTGCCGGTGTGATTCCGCCCAACCCGATGGCGCTACTCGACTCCAAACGGATGGCTTCGTTGGTACAGTACTTCAGCGATCGCTACGACTTTGTGATTATTGATGCACCGCCTCTAGTTCTCGCCGCCGATGCGGTGACACTTGGTAAAATGACCGATGGCGTTTTATTAGTAGCACGCCCAGGCGTTTTAGACTCTTCCAGTGCCGCTGCGGCTAAAGAATCCTTAGAGCGTTCGGGACAAAATGTTCTTGGCCTAGTTGTTAATGGTGTTATCCCAGAAAATGAATCAGATAGTTACTTCTACTATGCTAAAGAGTACGCCAACGAAAAGAACTTCCCAATCGAAGAAAGTTCGACCGTAACAACTCCACGATAGTACTTGTTAAAGCCACAGCATTTAATTTTGTGCGTGGCTTTAATATTTTTTTAACTATTGATAACCTGATTGTGGTATAAGTGTTGTGCAGTATCAGTAGTATCACCCACAAAAGCACAAATAACGAAAGGAAAACAACAAAAAATACTCATGATCAGCGTAATTACGCCAGTCTACAATGGCGCGAAATATATTGAGAATTGCCTCAAAGTTGTTATCGAACAAAATTGCTCAGATCTAGAGCATATTATTATTGATGGTGGTTCAACTGATGCGACGGTAGATATTATCAAAAGATACGCTCAAGAGTATTCACATATTCGTTGGCTATCCGAAAAAGATCGCGGGCAATCGGATGCGATGAATAAAGGTATTCGCATGGCGGCAGGAAATATCATCGCGATTTTGAACGTTGATGATTTTTATGAACCTAATGTTTTGAATCGCGTATCTGTCATCTTTGAAAATTTACCTGAACCAAGCTTGCTGGTCGGGAATTGTAACATTCTAGACGATGATGACAAGCTAAAGCGGGTCAATAAACCAAAAAGACTCAAAATTACCGATCTCTTAGTTGGCTACAATATCAAT includes these proteins:
- the apcB gene encoding allophycocyanin subunit beta gives rise to the protein MRDAITTLIGTYDVAGRYFDRDAMERLKSYFETGTARVQAAAAINGNAAAIVKRSGSRLFEELPELIRPGGNAYTTRRYAACLRDMDYYLRYATYALVAGSMDVLDERVLQGLRETYNSLGVPIGPTIQGIQIMKDIVKEQVAAAGVSDTSFVDEPFDYMTSELGEQDI
- a CDS encoding GTP cyclohydrolase II, which produces MPNKKHVPRHIVLTSHPSQFGPKPILIAWGAAAPGDRGPIIATLTNPTHRNVIGTHSGSYAVYRALAVARGVLQSDYRADLTDTSPVEQIGPHPSWADPEKIVSLDPFGAMVGEAFTTYCEQGYDIRPTIAITKAHINMPELQDAVAAGRLRIDGEILKPRGDLVVTKAAIDPVWYLPGIAKRFGITEADLRRALFEQTGGMFPELVTRSDLEVFLPPIGGITVYIIGDVAAIADPHKPLAVRVHDECNGSDVFGSDICTCRPYLVHGIEVCVQTAQEGGAGVIVYCRKEGRALGEVTKFLVYNARKRQSGGDRADAYFARTECVAGVQDMRFQELMPDVLHWLGVTRIDRMVSMSNLKYDAVTQSGIEIVERVPIPEELIPQDARVEIEAKKAAGYYTNGEVADTVTLSEIKGRSLD
- a CDS encoding URC4/urg3 family protein, which codes for MFSQKEIAYIRSAQAIRDRCGVLFDLAREDRLEHFRCDLTQLRPAADYVIEVMREDYPDLQIPFHSRWRHFEAGRSRLTQLDRELAKLTPLAKAQAKFDLAIVSVLLDAGAGATWQYHEPGTNLVFRRSEGLAVASFQMFCQGTFSSHSDKLQADALGLQKLTEDVLAAGFQLSHQNPLVGLPGRLNLLRRLGQTIVGHPQLFGNDHPRPGGLVNYLLTKASHGQIAAETVFSAVLEGLGDIWTGRLTIDGINLGDVWCHSALSHNRLVPFHKLSQWLTYSLLEPLQELGLEITGLDTLTGLPEYRNGGLCLDLGLLQPKHPNLLHQAHKVDSEVIVEWRALTVILLDYIAATIREELGMDAQALPLVKVLQGGTWSAGRKIAAHLRSDGVPPIQIDSDGTVF
- a CDS encoding Stf0 family sulfotransferase — protein: MTTTKFILVTTQRSGSTWVIDMLNSHPQIAAYGELFLDKGKGSPTWCGGKDVTFWNTYFEEVQVPFKKTIKSLFIFKYLNHVYSPRSSIKSVGFKLMYPQMERFRRELLAYIFLNKILIIHLIRANHLDVILSQSTAAFRGVYHLRNSESTENVKLHLNVLQLVEQLQQQEEKILQAKSWYSKLGLPYMEVIYEELVADCRSFNAVLSFLGIKVDATKLSSSLKKINPKSHAELIENYDSVRDVLQNTKFCELLR
- the upp gene encoding uracil phosphoribosyltransferase; protein product: MKNKVTVISHPLIQHKLTLMRKAETSTAKFRTLLKEISLLLAYEVTRDLPLKTETIKTPLATMEAPVLAPDKKLVIVSILRAGQGILDGMLELMPSARVGHIGLYRDPKTLIAIEYYFKVPHDVDKRDMLVVDPMLATGNSAAAAVTRLKLTNPVSLKFVCLLAAPEGIEHFHEQHPDVPIYTAAIDQQLDEHGYIVPGLGDAGDRLFGTR
- a CDS encoding ureidoglycolate lyase, with the translated sequence MAPAKSLHQLTAQLITPENFQPYGQVIAASTDGKAYDHTDAQLVLNNGIPRFYIMRLHRRGRKFHTITRHLQCTQCLGSLAGKEWLLAVAPPSSAPQPEIDKIAAFRIPGDRFIKLEVGTWHAGPYFEHEFVDFYNLELSDTNINDHDTYNFRQQANLEWEIV
- the codB gene encoding cytosine permease; amino-acid sequence: MSSTSEQNLATRSPASEDYPLSAVPLEARKSLWSLAPLLIGFTLYSGTLFAGGRVGPAYRFTDLVGLILAGNLLLGIYAALLSYIAARSGLSTVLMARFSFGSVGSRWVDFLLGFTQIGWYAWGSALMADVLNQLARVPSSFNWLIILFFTYFFCSTAYIGYRAMDWLSRIAVPAMLILIVWSLVIAARDVGGFAGLQAIVPQQQLGLGEAITIIVGTFVSGGTQATNWSRFAKDGRTALWSTLAAFFLANGLLLFSGAFCALVYGNEDIVQVMAQQGLLFWGLILLFLNMWTTQDNTIYAFSVAGAHMFRTNKRTAFVLGGATVALVLAWGGIYNLLVPYLILLGTFIPPIGGVVMADYWLLHQGQFPTLNQRQPAFNWAGIIAYIIASAIAWAVPGIKPINGIVAAVILYFILSKLIFNTRKTNAVN
- a CDS encoding GumC family protein — protein: MQSNDTIDIDLKRVWLILKRRWLPAAGVFGVVVAAATAFASMQRPVYEAQGKLLFRKADRTTAISGLKDINVGELEAIATKANPLNTEIEIIRSVPFLEKTIASLNLRNDSGSLIKPQALAGKMSARNIPLTDVLQISYQSEDPEEAAAVVNKVMNLYIENNIITNRAEASAAGEFIAKQLPQMETTVRQAELALRQFKEQNQVVALDEEAKTAVAAIKQLENQITETQAQLADTTTRSATLQQQVGMNPQEGITLTALNQSPGIQKVLAEYQQVEAELAVQQTRFVGDHPTLLGLTERRDALRALLEERVQGAIGGNAAATEVSPGNLQMGEIRQELTQNYVNSEIQRLGLTSRLNSLNNTYNAYRQRVNVLPRLEQTQRELERRLEAAQSTYETLLRRLQEVRVAENQNMGNARIIEFATVPENASVRKKAMILALGNILALILAILTICILELSDRSVKTLREARERLDYTLLGTIPYFGKRYANRRNQEWSIPELPVINLPRSPISEAYRMLQANLKFLSSDKPLKVIVVTSAVPKEGKSTVSANLAAAMAQLGRKVLLVDADMRHPLQHHIWELTNAAGLSDVIVSQAEFESVVTEVIPKLDVLSAGVIPPNPMALLDSKRMASLVQYFSDRYDFVIIDAPPLVLAADAVTLGKMTDGVLLVARPGVLDSSSAAAAKESLERSGQNVLGLVVNGVIPENESDSYFYYAKEYANEKNFPIEESSTVTTPR
- a CDS encoding glycosyltransferase family 2 protein, encoding MISVITPVYNGAKYIENCLKVVIEQNCSDLEHIIIDGGSTDATVDIIKRYAQEYSHIRWLSEKDRGQSDAMNKGIRMAAGNIIAILNVDDFYEPNVLNRVSVIFENLPEPSLLVGNCNILDDDDKLKRVNKPKRLKITDLLVGYNINPFPFNPSAYFYHKQLHEKVGLYEVDEHYAMDVDFLLKAVQAANVQYINETWGNYRQIAGTKTVNDINSGQNAIRLEQLMQKYQQQLPVYKQWLIAVKREYYKAEKRLEYFSKNPNEILPRIGKRLGIRPS